One stretch of Candidatus Poribacteria bacterium DNA includes these proteins:
- a CDS encoding S8 family serine peptidase, giving the protein MTKKFIYLYILVLFVNSQFAFAQTNSDDFSYITETPGELIVRLHPDASSEQLETLSRRLGAMDVSPIFPRNTLAGQHPRLCRNYLIRFPKGRALDPLLRRYERHAAIAAVETNRLNQFCAGTAPNDPNYTEQWNLNLLNMPQAWQIEGGKPHVTVAVVDSGIATQHPEFRSQLWENVGEVPRNGIDDDGNGYIDDRNGWDFSDAPTLLGSGDWTTRDNAPEDETGHGTHVSGIIAAEANNGIGIAGIARNCRLMPVRASFKFGGGTYIQNDDAAAAIVYAADNGASIINMSWGDTVRAFIIEDAIEYAYNRGCVLVGAAGNSAVSGSYYPAGLKTVISVAGLGRERYLYDGSNFGATISIAAPAEEILSTALNGEYRKLSGTSMAAAHVSGVAALVLSANPHATNTEVQEKLIATAKPLFITELVGAGSLDAHAALAASTPFIAQIDSQRTSQQTLESIEIFGSAGGAEFTEYWLEYGIGEVPNLWFPLGAVQTEPKLNACLHEWDISTVAEGRYTLRLSVKLVDRGIKRVKTVVDVSHRSPLILRHESQLWFAGNKLDSIVIWETEELTTGKIELLTANGNIDRTGRSDAENLLHIVNLSDLGVSPGVYMYRLVARNRAGFQRIDDNNGRLYQIEVQNTAIHSSHLSQVASADYGLHAIVSPVDINGNGRLELFAVEMDTGTAQIFEITDNRIHEPVFSFTEPLWPWATADTDTDGLIEILCNASGTAFLLEQPALGEFPTERIWEARGNWSRTIVDADADGMPEIFARDDATNSISVYEAVGDNNHTVIATLENPTGGDNGISADFATGDFDGDGRVEILVGDSDGELFIYEAVGNNQYRQTWISPLSEGTPQLFAAGDLDGDGNAEFAICAKTGTQIGSIELDTRYHHWLLTVFSSEGDNTYRPVWQQRIRDLHDSGNGMTIADANSDGRNELCISVQPNFYLVQYDGAPYRPIWHHSATSTFKPIVTNLNGDDANILLFNSNNTLTAFNGNSNGGHSESSESVSAVPTHRPRLLTAVLSPPNQLLLQFDKPMGTSATHAGRYRLYRQENRENSAESYTPRSAILDKTRKRVVLTFPPEVFRTGNHYQIEALQLSDIYGANLADDARTLTITLSAPTLAEAIVYPNPAEACNQVTFDKLPTKTNIYIYDVSGNCIASLTKTEREKDRRVWDVTGVSTGIYIYVLSSEMDRRVGKLSIIR; this is encoded by the coding sequence ATGACAAAAAAATTTATCTATCTCTACATTCTCGTCCTATTCGTCAATTCACAATTCGCCTTTGCGCAAACCAACTCAGACGACTTTTCCTACATCACCGAAACGCCGGGAGAACTGATTGTCCGTTTACATCCGGATGCCTCCAGCGAGCAACTTGAAACGTTGAGTAGACGGCTGGGTGCGATGGACGTTTCCCCTATCTTTCCACGGAATACGCTTGCTGGACAACACCCACGACTCTGCCGTAATTATCTCATCCGATTTCCAAAAGGGCGGGCGTTGGACCCCTTACTGCGACGGTATGAACGGCACGCTGCAATTGCGGCAGTTGAGACGAACCGGCTCAATCAGTTTTGTGCGGGAACGGCACCGAACGACCCAAACTATACAGAACAGTGGAATCTAAATTTGCTAAATATGCCGCAAGCATGGCAGATCGAAGGTGGAAAACCACACGTGACAGTGGCAGTTGTTGATAGTGGGATAGCAACCCAACATCCAGAATTCCGCTCGCAGCTTTGGGAAAACGTCGGTGAGGTTCCGCGAAACGGCATTGACGATGACGGCAACGGCTATATTGACGACAGAAACGGATGGGACTTTAGCGACGCACCGACCCTTCTCGGCAGTGGTGATTGGACGACACGTGACAACGCACCTGAAGACGAAACAGGACACGGGACACATGTCTCCGGCATCATCGCTGCGGAAGCCAACAATGGAATTGGAATTGCAGGAATCGCCCGAAATTGCCGTTTGATGCCTGTAAGGGCGAGTTTCAAATTTGGCGGTGGCACGTATATTCAGAATGACGATGCCGCTGCTGCCATCGTCTATGCAGCGGATAACGGAGCAAGCATAATTAACATGAGTTGGGGAGACACGGTGCGCGCCTTCATCATAGAAGATGCAATAGAATACGCCTACAACCGTGGATGTGTTCTCGTTGGTGCAGCAGGAAATTCGGCAGTATCAGGTTCTTATTATCCGGCGGGTCTCAAAACCGTCATCTCTGTCGCGGGACTTGGACGGGAAAGATATTTGTATGACGGCTCCAATTTTGGTGCCACAATTAGCATCGCCGCGCCAGCTGAAGAAATCCTCAGCACAGCACTTAATGGGGAATATCGAAAGCTATCCGGTACATCCATGGCGGCTGCCCACGTCTCTGGCGTTGCTGCGCTCGTTCTGTCCGCAAACCCGCACGCCACCAATACAGAGGTTCAAGAGAAACTAATTGCAACTGCAAAGCCGCTTTTCATTACCGAACTCGTTGGTGCTGGTTCACTGGATGCACACGCCGCACTCGCGGCTTCAACACCTTTCATCGCGCAGATTGATTCCCAGCGGACATCCCAACAGACTCTCGAAAGCATTGAAATCTTTGGCAGCGCGGGGGGTGCTGAATTTACTGAATACTGGTTGGAGTACGGCATCGGTGAAGTGCCGAATTTATGGTTTCCTTTGGGAGCCGTGCAAACCGAACCGAAGTTGAATGCCTGTCTACATGAGTGGGACATTTCCACAGTAGCAGAAGGTAGGTATACACTGCGACTCAGTGTTAAACTGGTAGATAGAGGCATCAAGAGAGTCAAAACAGTTGTTGATGTGAGCCACAGATCACCACTTATTTTAAGGCACGAATCGCAGCTGTGGTTTGCAGGAAACAAGCTTGATTCAATAGTGATATGGGAAACAGAGGAATTGACCACAGGCAAAATAGAACTCCTCACAGCAAATGGAAATATTGATAGAACGGGACGCTCAGACGCAGAGAATCTGCTTCATATTGTCAACTTGTCCGACTTAGGTGTCTCGCCGGGGGTCTATATGTACCGCTTGGTGGCGCGAAATCGTGCAGGGTTCCAGCGTATTGATGACAACAACGGCAGGCTGTATCAGATTGAGGTGCAGAATACAGCAATTCATTCATCACATCTCTCACAAGTCGCATCAGCCGATTATGGATTGCACGCTATTGTTTCGCCAGTGGATATAAACGGAAATGGAAGATTAGAACTCTTCGCTGTCGAAATGGATACAGGTACGGCACAAATTTTTGAAATAACGGATAACAGGATACACGAGCCGGTCTTTTCATTCACTGAACCCCTATGGCCCTGGGCGACAGCGGATACAGATACAGACGGTCTTATAGAGATATTGTGCAATGCCTCAGGCACAGCGTTTTTATTGGAGCAACCCGCACTGGGCGAATTTCCAACGGAACGTATCTGGGAAGCGCGAGGGAACTGGAGTCGGACAATTGTAGATGCGGATGCAGATGGTATGCCTGAAATCTTTGCGCGCGACGATGCGACCAATTCTATTTCAGTATACGAAGCAGTCGGAGATAACAATCATACAGTTATAGCCACTCTTGAAAATCCGACGGGGGGAGATAACGGAATTAGTGCGGATTTTGCTACCGGCGATTTTGATGGCGATGGACGGGTAGAAATTTTAGTCGGGGACAGCGATGGAGAACTGTTCATCTATGAAGCGGTTGGAAATAATCAATACAGACAAACGTGGATAAGTCCACTTTCCGAGGGGACTCCCCAACTTTTTGCCGCTGGGGACCTTGACGGCGATGGAAACGCAGAGTTCGCTATCTGTGCGAAGACGGGGACTCAAATTGGTAGCATAGAATTGGATACTCGGTACCATCACTGGCTTTTGACGGTTTTCAGTTCAGAAGGTGATAACACATACCGTCCTGTGTGGCAGCAGCGCATCCGCGATTTACACGACAGTGGAAACGGAATGACGATCGCGGATGCAAACAGTGATGGGCGAAATGAACTTTGCATTTCTGTCCAACCGAACTTCTATCTCGTGCAATACGACGGTGCACCGTATCGACCTATCTGGCACCATTCCGCGACAAGCACTTTTAAACCGATTGTGACGAATCTAAACGGAGATGACGCAAATATACTGCTATTCAATAGCAATAACACCTTGACGGCTTTTAATGGGAACTCAAATGGCGGACATTCAGAGTCATCCGAATCGGTATCCGCTGTGCCAACCCATCGCCCGCGGCTGCTTACCGCTGTGCTTTCACCACCGAATCAACTTCTGCTGCAGTTTGACAAACCAATGGGAACCTCAGCGACACATGCTGGACGTTACCGTCTGTATAGGCAAGAAAATAGGGAAAACAGTGCGGAGAGTTATACACCGCGCTCGGCAATCCTCGATAAGACCCGGAAACGGGTTGTGCTTACATTCCCACCCGAGGTTTTCCGCACCGGAAATCATTATCAGATTGAAGCATTGCAACTTTCTGATATATACGGTGCTAATCTCGCAGACGATGCCAGAACCTTGACAATAACACTCTCGGCACCAACGTTGGCAGAGGCGATTGTCTACCCCAATCCGGCGGAAGCATGCAATCAGGTTACATTCGATAAACTGCCAACGAAAACCAATATTTACATCTACGATGTTAGTGGAAATTGCATCGCGTCGCTTACGAAGACGGAACGTGAAAAGGACAGAAGGGTTTGGGACGTTACAGGAGTCAGCACTGGTATTTATATCTATGTTCTTTCGTCTGAAATGGATCGGCGCGTCGGTAAACTTTCCATCATCCGTTAA
- a CDS encoding tetratricopeptide repeat protein encodes MLSFEQLIQNVTDTTQPSIVRSSAIASLVAQGNSQGISSLIECLADSDSVIRREAAKALAQLDATRAAEPLLEALQVESNDLTLWAMLETVGELATPDALPLLESFPTAGSILTRIEVKKSIARIRTRYADGNTSASPEASEPEPRDEQMDANESPTVSFEDLQVAPEAEVVELGSDPSPAHSAQRLQTDAFEDLLIEQVEDAATDEVSAAESGEEQPDLYEETVAAPEEITDATNYTQFTEEPIEVMDEAEPVEEGTDNTDPAHPEESTEHEATDAESTQREKADKEIDDLAESIARSTRLAGSSINLPVLAPNATTVPYHTKGAALEEPPRENFFLTLVHPGRYLSKQWIYRTRVYLLLWAALIIATIGFIQYQKYSSVELSPLSRIGLSDGELPALVKRSLAEGDFYIQEGYYRKAISSYELSKNLDILPINFYRKLGFAYFKEGQYALAAEAYETFLEAREDDNPDVFAAEASLVGVYPLTSIEAGTARDYETYNILGIAYMKLGRVLDAQRAYERAIRLAPKYGEAYNNLARLYADNYPHVLAADSQVLPLSSIGSVLQTAPELRLAEALAYIAVTLNPDVAAYHDTLGWVLSRRGQVNKAMKTLERAIDLQSDAVEPHYHLAQVALKANERKKAVKAIRNVFKLNPAFVPLNAAK; translated from the coding sequence ATGTTATCTTTTGAGCAACTCATCCAGAATGTAACAGATACAACACAACCGAGCATTGTGCGCAGCAGTGCTATTGCAAGTCTTGTCGCACAAGGCAACTCACAGGGGATAAGCTCCCTAATTGAGTGCCTTGCTGATTCGGATTCGGTGATACGCCGCGAAGCCGCGAAAGCACTTGCGCAGCTGGACGCAACTCGCGCAGCTGAGCCGCTACTTGAAGCGTTGCAGGTCGAGTCAAACGATCTTACGCTTTGGGCAATGCTTGAGACTGTTGGCGAGTTGGCTACACCTGATGCCCTTCCGCTGCTCGAATCATTCCCCACTGCGGGTTCTATACTCACGCGGATAGAAGTGAAAAAAAGTATCGCCCGTATTCGGACCCGTTATGCTGACGGAAACACTTCTGCATCTCCAGAGGCATCCGAACCTGAGCCGCGTGATGAACAGATGGATGCGAATGAATCGCCGACAGTGAGTTTTGAAGATTTACAGGTCGCTCCGGAAGCGGAAGTGGTAGAACTGGGTTCAGATCCTTCACCCGCTCACAGTGCGCAACGGCTTCAAACAGACGCGTTCGAGGATCTGCTTATAGAACAGGTAGAGGATGCGGCGACAGATGAGGTATCAGCAGCTGAATCTGGTGAGGAACAACCTGACCTATACGAAGAGACTGTGGCGGCACCAGAAGAGATAACTGATGCAACGAATTATACACAGTTCACTGAGGAACCGATTGAGGTTATGGATGAAGCGGAACCTGTAGAAGAGGGAACCGATAACACGGATCCGGCACATCCTGAAGAGTCTACAGAGCACGAAGCAACTGATGCGGAATCGACGCAACGAGAAAAAGCGGATAAGGAAATAGACGATTTAGCGGAATCCATCGCGCGATCTACTCGTCTCGCAGGTTCTTCGATTAACCTTCCTGTATTAGCACCCAATGCTACCACTGTACCGTATCATACAAAAGGAGCTGCACTTGAAGAACCACCTCGTGAGAATTTTTTCCTCACGCTGGTACACCCGGGCAGGTACCTCTCTAAACAGTGGATATACCGAACGCGTGTTTATCTGCTCTTATGGGCTGCTCTCATTATTGCTACGATCGGTTTTATCCAATATCAGAAATATAGTAGTGTAGAGTTAAGTCCACTATCTCGCATTGGACTTTCTGACGGTGAACTACCGGCGTTGGTAAAACGCTCCTTGGCAGAAGGTGATTTCTACATTCAAGAGGGGTATTATAGGAAAGCTATTAGTTCGTATGAATTGAGTAAGAATCTCGATATATTACCGATTAATTTCTATAGAAAACTCGGATTTGCATACTTCAAGGAAGGTCAGTATGCACTCGCCGCTGAAGCTTATGAAACGTTTTTAGAGGCGAGAGAGGACGACAATCCCGACGTATTTGCTGCTGAAGCCTCGCTCGTTGGTGTATATCCACTTACTTCGATAGAAGCGGGAACGGCACGCGACTATGAAACCTACAATATCCTTGGTATAGCCTACATGAAACTCGGACGTGTATTAGACGCACAACGCGCATACGAACGGGCGATACGCCTTGCGCCTAAATATGGCGAGGCATACAATAACCTTGCGCGCCTCTATGCAGACAATTATCCGCACGTTTTAGCTGCAGACTCGCAAGTTTTACCGCTGTCGTCTATAGGCTCCGTTTTGCAAACTGCTCCCGAACTGAGACTTGCTGAGGCGTTAGCCTATATAGCGGTGACACTTAATCCGGATGTCGCTGCCTATCACGATACCCTTGGCTGGGTTTTATCGAGACGGGGTCAGGTTAACAAGGCAATGAAAACTTTAGAACGTGCCATTGATCTCCAGAGCGATGCTGTTGAACCGCACTATCATCTCGCACAAGTCGCGCTAAAAGCCAACGAACGGAAGAAAGCAGTAAAAGCAATCCGAAACGTATTCAAACTCAACCCTGCTTTTGTCCCTCTCAATGCGGCAAAGTAA
- a CDS encoding ABC transporter substrate-binding protein has translation MKYRFFTPILLFTFLIWSLTAFSPVFADSHSKQGGTLIFGRGGDSVGLDPALEEDGESFKVCDNIYDTLVQYKEGSAELEPGLAESWENSEDGLTWTFHLRQGVTFHDGTPFNAEAVLFSLNRQHDKTHPFHRVGGSYIYWIATGLAEIVDKITAIDEFTVQIRLKTAYAPFIYTIAITPFSIVSPTAAQKWGDEFSNNPVGTGPFKFVQWDRKDKIVLAANDAYWDGRPMLDRVIFRSIPDNSVRLIELQQGSLHAMEFPNPDDLEQIRDDETLELIAQPGMSIGYLAMNMDKPPFDNLKVRLAINHAINKSVIIEHLYQGMGIPAKNPIPPTLWSYDDSIEGYAYDPELAKQLLTEAGYPDGFETTLWALPVPRPYIPDGRALAEALQSELRNIDIETKIVTFDWGTYLEKTKHGEHDMAMLGWSADLGDPDNFLYFLLSKSSAEKPAGNIAFYRSDEMQNVLEQARAISDREKRVSLYQEAQQIFHKDVPWVPLAHAKQILVINKKVKNLKLHPLKWRYFRQIWIEK, from the coding sequence ATGAAATATAGGTTTTTTACACCGATTCTCTTATTCACTTTCCTAATATGGTCACTCACAGCGTTTTCCCCTGTATTTGCCGACTCACATTCAAAGCAGGGCGGCACCCTAATATTCGGTCGTGGTGGCGATTCTGTCGGGTTAGATCCAGCCCTTGAGGAAGATGGAGAGTCCTTCAAAGTCTGCGATAACATCTACGATACACTCGTTCAATATAAAGAGGGGAGTGCTGAACTTGAGCCAGGTCTCGCCGAAAGTTGGGAGAACTCGGAAGACGGTTTGACGTGGACTTTTCACCTTCGGCAAGGCGTAACCTTCCATGACGGAACCCCCTTCAACGCCGAAGCCGTTCTCTTTTCCCTTAACCGACAGCACGATAAAACCCATCCGTTCCATAGGGTTGGTGGCAGCTACATTTACTGGATAGCCACAGGCTTGGCAGAGATTGTCGATAAAATCACTGCCATTGACGAGTTTACCGTCCAAATTCGCCTTAAAACGGCTTACGCCCCGTTTATCTATACGATCGCAATAACCCCGTTCTCCATTGTTAGCCCAACAGCGGCGCAAAAATGGGGTGATGAGTTTTCTAACAACCCGGTTGGTACCGGTCCGTTCAAGTTTGTGCAGTGGGACAGGAAAGATAAGATTGTGCTTGCGGCAAATGATGCCTACTGGGATGGGCGACCTATGTTAGATAGAGTTATCTTCCGTTCTATTCCTGATAACTCGGTGAGGCTTATTGAACTTCAGCAAGGAAGTCTCCACGCCATGGAGTTCCCAAATCCGGACGATTTGGAACAGATTCGAGACGATGAGACGCTTGAGTTGATCGCGCAACCCGGTATGAGTATCGGCTATCTTGCGATGAATATGGACAAGCCACCTTTTGACAATCTCAAAGTCCGACTCGCGATTAACCACGCCATTAACAAATCAGTGATTATTGAACATCTATATCAGGGAATGGGTATCCCCGCGAAAAACCCGATTCCACCGACGCTTTGGAGTTATGACGATTCGATTGAGGGGTACGCTTATGATCCAGAACTGGCGAAGCAACTTCTCACTGAAGCAGGATACCCCGACGGTTTTGAGACAACGCTCTGGGCATTGCCGGTCCCGCGTCCCTATATTCCAGACGGACGAGCACTTGCAGAGGCACTGCAATCAGAACTCCGAAATATTGACATTGAAACAAAAATCGTGACCTTCGATTGGGGCACCTATCTTGAGAAAACGAAACACGGTGAACACGATATGGCAATGTTAGGATGGAGTGCCGACCTCGGTGATCCAGATAATTTCCTCTATTTTCTTTTAAGCAAATCGTCAGCGGAGAAGCCCGCCGGAAATATCGCATTTTATCGAAGCGATGAAATGCAAAACGTTTTAGAGCAGGCGAGAGCAATCTCGGATCGAGAAAAGCGGGTTTCGCTCTACCAAGAGGCACAGCAGATTTTTCATAAAGATGTACCGTGGGTGCCGTTGGCGCACGCAAAACAAATTTTAGTGATTAACAAAAAGGTCAAGAATCTCAAACTCCATCCCTTGAAATGGAGGTACTTCCGCCAAATTTGGATTGAAAAATGA
- a CDS encoding NAD(P)-dependent oxidoreductase, with protein sequence MTNMNKSVFRVGVTRDFLGPDGTSDLDDFAGPLFDGAGLQWEYIAENTPVLQATQVQDYDALLVLGAGITSETFTGTDKLSIIARFGVGYDKVDVEACTENGVLLTIAPDGVRRPVATSIMTFVLSLSHMLLIKDRLTRAGGWRNTQNYRGMGLIGRTLGLVGMGNIGKEAFKLAKPFGMRHITYDPYVTPAEAAEVDVELVDLDTLMQTADFICVCCPLNEETRGIVDARRIGLMKPTAYLINTARGPIVDQKALTEALQNRRIQGAGLDVFEQEPMSDDDPLLSLDNVIVTPHSICWTDECFEGNAKSACRSIISVAAGQIPSYVVNRDVIDSPKLQQKLAR encoded by the coding sequence ATGACAAATATGAATAAATCCGTATTTCGTGTAGGTGTCACGCGGGACTTTCTGGGTCCCGATGGCACCTCTGATTTAGATGACTTTGCCGGTCCGCTTTTTGATGGAGCCGGTCTACAATGGGAATATATTGCTGAAAATACACCAGTATTACAAGCAACACAAGTGCAGGATTACGATGCACTCTTAGTATTGGGCGCGGGTATCACCTCAGAGACGTTCACAGGGACAGACAAATTGTCTATCATCGCTCGATTCGGTGTTGGCTATGATAAGGTGGACGTGGAAGCCTGTACTGAAAACGGTGTGCTGCTAACAATTGCCCCCGATGGTGTTCGCCGTCCCGTTGCTACCTCCATCATGACCTTTGTCCTATCGCTGAGCCACATGCTGCTAATAAAGGATCGACTCACCCGTGCTGGCGGTTGGAGAAATACACAAAACTATAGAGGAATGGGGTTGATTGGCAGAACGCTTGGACTTGTCGGTATGGGTAATATTGGAAAAGAGGCATTTAAATTAGCGAAACCTTTCGGGATGCGTCATATCACTTACGATCCATACGTCACACCTGCTGAAGCGGCAGAAGTCGATGTAGAACTTGTCGATCTGGACACCTTGATGCAAACTGCCGATTTTATATGTGTTTGCTGCCCGCTAAATGAAGAGACGCGAGGGATTGTTGATGCGAGACGTATCGGGTTGATGAAACCGACGGCTTACCTTATCAACACCGCACGCGGTCCGATCGTTGATCAGAAGGCATTGACAGAGGCACTGCAGAATCGACGGATCCAAGGAGCAGGACTCGATGTCTTTGAGCAGGAACCAATGAGTGATGATGACCCGCTCTTAAGCTTGGACAATGTAATCGTTACACCGCACAGTATCTGTTGGACGGACGAATGCTTTGAAGGCAACGCCAAGAGTGCGTGTCGGAGTATCATCAGCGTGGCTGCTGGGCAAATCCCTTCGTATGTTGTTAACCGCGATGTTATAGACAGCCCAAAATTACAACAGAAGTTAGCACGATAA
- a CDS encoding phytanoyl-CoA dioxygenase family protein: MLTEQQIKHFHTLGFLVFRQVFNQDELNTIHEEFEAAMEAAYRHAPFDGTRRHWLPMMGSETPFFANLPEDPRFSEVAEQLYGDDVFFVVSDANRYVGNTGWHPDHNADPTQDCYGVKFAYYLEPVDAESGALRLIPGSHNRSLHDDLRENLNELGLEICDVPGYVCKSEPGDVVAFDMRCWHASWGGNDDRRMCTIVYYNNPKTPEEDAATRNRARSNAKSPEHFNRPGTSLYDPRWVANPGGSERRQRWIDRLRELGFLDTV; this comes from the coding sequence ATGCTCACAGAACAGCAAATCAAGCATTTTCACACCTTAGGATTCCTCGTTTTTCGGCAAGTGTTCAACCAAGACGAACTGAACACGATACACGAGGAGTTTGAAGCGGCGATGGAGGCGGCGTATCGCCACGCGCCATTTGATGGAACGCGTAGACACTGGCTGCCAATGATGGGATCCGAAACGCCGTTCTTCGCGAATTTACCGGAAGACCCACGGTTCTCAGAAGTGGCAGAACAACTGTACGGCGATGACGTATTTTTCGTCGTTTCGGACGCAAACCGTTATGTCGGCAACACAGGCTGGCACCCCGACCATAACGCCGATCCAACCCAAGATTGCTACGGGGTGAAATTCGCTTACTATCTCGAACCTGTTGATGCCGAAAGTGGAGCGTTGCGGCTGATCCCAGGTTCTCATAACAGGTCACTGCACGACGATCTGCGGGAGAATTTGAATGAACTGGGACTGGAGATTTGCGATGTTCCGGGTTATGTTTGCAAATCGGAACCGGGTGATGTTGTTGCTTTCGATATGCGTTGTTGGCACGCAAGTTGGGGTGGCAATGATGACCGTCGGATGTGCACAATAGTTTACTATAACAATCCCAAGACCCCTGAAGAAGATGCTGCTACACGCAATCGCGCACGAAGCAATGCAAAGAGTCCCGAACACTTTAACCGACCGGGTACCTCACTCTACGATCCGCGCTGGGTTGCAAATCCAGGGGGAAGTGAAAGGCGACAACGTTGGATCGATCGATTGCGTGAATTGGGATTTTTAGATACGGTTTAG
- a CDS encoding RNA polymerase sigma factor — MRNDDVALVRRTLAGDETAFAMLVEKYQRQVHATAWRTIKDFHIAEDIVQETFLKAHQKLETLNDPHRFSAWINAIATRCCLAWFREKRLNSELAENINIAMRHGDPYSGYLAGEQAKEATQELRETIKKWLAKLRESERTVVTLHYFDGMSCEEIAAFLDVTPNTIKSRLSRARQRLKKCESFGRSTPGDFQTFATLSEVAKMERNIKVSFNAATESGNQSGDGSVSLIRNDALLRVKSLNCGWEGDSRFECVLTALLGTAVTPAVLRFPIVVGDTWTQEGFWNSQVKTILDGHEQVEVPAGVFPTCLKHKSVLTDIDSHSQNSPIIITNDKRYEPSDKEMSPFINGVRYLWFAKGVGLVKTRYEHANGITTEIELMEYRTPGKTEEYLPLQIGSTYTYKSCSSYLDETIVETWRVTENF, encoded by the coding sequence ATGAGAAACGATGATGTTGCATTGGTTCGCCGGACCCTTGCAGGTGACGAAACAGCCTTCGCGATGTTAGTGGAGAAATATCAAAGACAGGTTCACGCGACCGCGTGGCGGACAATTAAGGATTTCCACATTGCTGAAGACATCGTCCAAGAAACCTTTCTGAAAGCACATCAGAAACTTGAGACGCTGAACGATCCGCATCGCTTCTCTGCGTGGATTAACGCCATTGCCACGCGATGTTGTCTTGCGTGGTTTCGAGAGAAACGCCTGAATTCCGAACTTGCTGAGAATATAAACATCGCCATGAGACACGGCGATCCGTATTCTGGATACCTCGCGGGAGAGCAAGCGAAAGAGGCAACGCAAGAACTACGTGAAACCATCAAAAAGTGGCTTGCGAAATTGCGGGAAAGTGAACGCACTGTCGTTACGCTCCACTACTTTGATGGAATGTCCTGCGAAGAGATCGCCGCTTTTTTAGATGTAACTCCCAATACGATAAAAAGTCGGCTCAGTCGTGCGCGGCAGCGATTAAAGAAGTGCGAATCTTTTGGGCGATCTACGCCTGGCGATTTTCAAACTTTCGCAACACTAAGTGAGGTCGCTAAAATGGAACGCAATATAAAGGTCAGCTTTAATGCCGCTACCGAAAGTGGCAATCAGTCAGGAGATGGAAGTGTCTCCTTAATAAGAAACGATGCACTTTTGCGAGTTAAAAGTCTTAATTGCGGTTGGGAAGGAGACAGTCGATTTGAGTGTGTGCTAACAGCCTTACTCGGAACGGCTGTTACGCCTGCCGTTCTCAGGTTTCCGATAGTTGTAGGCGATACTTGGACGCAGGAAGGATTTTGGAATTCGCAGGTGAAAACAATCTTGGATGGTCACGAACAAGTAGAAGTTCCCGCCGGCGTTTTCCCTACGTGTCTGAAGCATAAAAGTGTCCTTACCGACATCGATTCTCACTCACAGAACAGCCCGATTATTATTACTAACGATAAACGCTATGAACCAAGTGACAAAGAGATGAGTCCGTTTATTAACGGGGTACGCTATTTGTGGTTTGCTAAAGGCGTTGGGCTTGTGAAAACGCGTTATGAGCATGCCAACGGCATCACGACAGAGATAGAATTAATGGAATATAGAACCCCGGGCAAGACAGAAGAATATCTGCCTTTGCAAATTGGTTCTACGTACACATATAAATCGTGTAGTTCCTATCTCGACGAGACGATTGTTGAAACGTGGCGCGTCACTGAAAACTTTTGA